In one window of Candidatus Avedoeria danica DNA:
- a CDS encoding RsmD family RNA methyltransferase yields the protein MVPGDATRPITDRAKEALFSMLGPDLPGARVLDLFAGTGGVGIEALSRGAAWCDFIDRELAAVKTVRANLTATGLADRARVMRRDAFDVLATTPDVPYDIVFVAPPQYKGMWLRALLALDARPEIVAADGGQVVVQIHPREAVVPDVKHFERFDERKYGSVLLQFWTRR from the coding sequence ATGGTCCCAGGCGACGCGACCCGCCCGATCACGGACCGCGCCAAAGAGGCCCTGTTCAGCATGCTCGGCCCCGACCTGCCCGGCGCGCGCGTCCTCGACCTCTTCGCCGGGACGGGCGGCGTCGGGATCGAGGCCCTCAGCCGCGGCGCGGCATGGTGCGACTTCATCGACCGCGAGCTGGCCGCCGTCAAGACGGTGCGCGCAAACCTGACCGCCACCGGCCTTGCCGACCGCGCGCGGGTGATGCGCCGCGACGCGTTCGACGTCCTCGCCACGACGCCCGACGTGCCGTACGATATCGTCTTCGTGGCGCCGCCCCAGTACAAGGGCATGTGGCTGCGCGCCCTGCTGGCGCTGGATGCCCGGCCCGAGATCGTCGCCGCCGACGGCGGGCAGGTCGTCGTGCAGATCCACCCCCGCGAGGCGGTGGTGCCGGACGTGAAGCACTTCGAGCGCTTCGACGAGCGGAAGTACGGGAGCGTGCTGTTGCAGTTCTGGACGCGGCGATGA
- a CDS encoding radical SAM protein — MRTDIQLADVQFAATQGLNHLRLKASYSLDRPLGKPDKVSVIITDACAARCTMCDIWTLQAHNELDVDEWKRVLDDLRSWLGPFFIVISGGEPFQKRGMFDILAHCRDIGIKTKMSTNGMYLTPSACDRIREVGPDFLSISIDTLNREVHDRCRGVPLYDRCVEAVLNLRRDPSIVLGVASIIMEETYADMAATAEWALGLGVDRVLFQPLYPTFATDEGMDPAWFERNPHWPRDPDAVHDALEAVRELKRAGKAVWNPDEHLVAMQHYFREPLQPPATGRVHGPLQHVQHRPARRRELLLHRR, encoded by the coding sequence ATGCGCACAGATATCCAGCTGGCCGATGTGCAGTTCGCCGCCACGCAGGGCTTGAACCACCTGCGTCTGAAGGCAAGCTACAGCCTCGATCGCCCGCTCGGCAAGCCCGACAAGGTATCGGTGATCATCACCGACGCGTGCGCCGCGCGCTGTACGATGTGCGACATCTGGACGCTCCAGGCGCACAACGAGTTGGACGTGGACGAATGGAAGCGCGTCCTCGACGACCTGCGCTCCTGGCTCGGGCCGTTCTTCATCGTCATCTCCGGCGGCGAGCCGTTCCAGAAGCGCGGGATGTTCGACATCCTGGCGCACTGCCGCGACATCGGCATCAAGACGAAGATGTCGACGAACGGGATGTACCTCACGCCGTCGGCCTGCGACCGCATTCGCGAGGTCGGACCCGACTTCCTGTCGATCTCGATCGACACGCTCAACCGTGAGGTGCACGACCGCTGCCGGGGCGTGCCGCTCTACGACCGCTGCGTCGAGGCCGTGCTGAACCTGCGCCGCGACCCGAGCATCGTTCTCGGCGTGGCGTCGATCATCATGGAGGAGACGTACGCCGACATGGCTGCCACCGCCGAGTGGGCCCTCGGCCTTGGCGTCGACCGCGTCCTGTTCCAGCCGCTGTATCCGACGTTCGCGACGGACGAGGGGATGGACCCGGCATGGTTCGAGCGCAACCCACACTGGCCGCGCGACCCCGACGCGGTCCACGATGCCCTTGAGGCCGTGCGCGAACTCAAGCGCGCCGGCAAAGCCGTCTGGAACCCCGATGAGCACCTCGTGGCGATGCAGCACTACTTCCGCGAGCCCCTCCAGCCACCCGCGACCGGACGAGTGCATGGTCCGCTACAGCACGTTCAACATCGGCCCGCGCGGCGACGTGAACTTCTGCTACACCGTCGATGA
- a CDS encoding methyltransferase domain-containing protein, whose amino-acid sequence MPALGGPPSRLTIDVRIFNIERDAFPYPDDHFDAVLFMETLEHLGYNPSHTLAESHRVLAPGGLMFITVPNFINIKRLVNLFFNRPTEFPYSGYGIYGRHQREYAPVEVRRLLEASHYRVAELATANVWPTYRGRNVRSLVKGDGQRRAERRQRAAGAVARRQARVHRVCRARTRRGRRRPPAVAVRTPPHVPGAAQRAARGAGLKRAGAAGVETGGTDAGAAYGQSGAGAAFPVRRLRDRRWRMFRLAAGVVLAAVVVGVVGVRLYGELRRVRGTLASAFRLDARWLAVTWTVQTAGAILMVDTWRRIVAAFGVRARPAQHAQRYALAALAHVVPGGIWTPLGRLAAYGRADALAVGAATTIEWVVLGVAGLVLYGATLPWAASAPPVGVWVLVVVAAFALAAVQPVVFRRLVAFGGRLTGRRTAISTLPAFDGGHVRFWLARGVGVLMLSGVALYAFMRAVSPTASLPDAIGIGSLAVALGNLMGPLPLTGLVKDLGMVLLLEPLYGSSAVALGLVVAWRLWMIAVEVSWLVLATAWVRIARPDDEGG is encoded by the coding sequence GTGCCGGCCCTCGGCGGGCCGCCGTCCCGCCTGACGATCGACGTCCGGATCTTCAACATCGAGCGCGATGCCTTCCCGTACCCGGACGACCACTTCGACGCGGTCTTGTTCATGGAGACGCTCGAGCACCTCGGCTACAACCCGAGCCACACGCTGGCCGAGAGCCACCGGGTCCTGGCGCCGGGCGGGCTGATGTTCATCACCGTGCCGAACTTCATCAACATCAAGCGCCTCGTGAACCTGTTCTTCAACCGCCCGACGGAGTTTCCGTACTCCGGCTACGGGATCTACGGCCGCCACCAGCGCGAGTACGCGCCCGTCGAGGTGCGGCGGCTGCTCGAGGCCAGCCACTACCGCGTGGCCGAGCTCGCGACGGCCAACGTCTGGCCGACGTACCGCGGCCGCAATGTGCGCTCGCTCGTCAAGGGGGACGGGCAACGCCGTGCTGAACGGCGTCAGCGCGCTGCCGGTGCCGTGGCTCGCCGCCAAGCGCGAGTTCATCGCGTGTGCCGCGCACGCACACGGCGAGGCCGTCGTCGCCCACCCGCAGTGGCTGTACGAACACCGCCACATGTACCCGGCGCCGCCCAACGGGCTGCGCGTGGTGCTGGACTGAAGCGCGCCGGGGCGGCCGGCGTCGAGACCGGCGGCACCGACGCGGGCGCCGCGTACGGGCAATCCGGGGCCGGCGCGGCGTTCCCCGTTCGGCGCCTCCGGGATCGCCGTTGGCGGATGTTCCGGCTCGCGGCCGGCGTCGTCTTGGCGGCGGTTGTCGTCGGCGTCGTCGGCGTGCGGTTGTACGGTGAGCTCCGGCGCGTGCGGGGCACGCTGGCGAGTGCGTTCCGGCTCGACGCCCGGTGGCTCGCCGTCACGTGGACGGTCCAGACGGCCGGCGCGATCCTGATGGTCGACACTTGGCGGCGGATCGTCGCGGCGTTCGGCGTGCGGGCGCGTCCGGCGCAGCACGCGCAGCGCTACGCCCTTGCGGCGCTGGCGCATGTCGTGCCCGGCGGGATCTGGACGCCGCTCGGCCGCCTGGCCGCGTACGGCCGCGCGGATGCGCTGGCCGTCGGTGCGGCGACGACGATCGAGTGGGTGGTGCTCGGCGTCGCCGGCCTCGTCCTGTACGGCGCGACGCTGCCGTGGGCGGCGTCCGCTCCGCCGGTCGGCGTCTGGGTGCTCGTCGTCGTGGCGGCGTTCGCCCTTGCGGCGGTGCAGCCCGTGGTGTTCCGGCGCCTCGTCGCCTTCGGCGGCCGCCTGACCGGGCGCCGGACGGCCATCTCGACCCTGCCGGCGTTCGACGGCGGCCACGTGCGGTTCTGGCTGGCGCGCGGCGTCGGCGTGCTCATGCTCTCCGGCGTGGCGCTGTACGCGTTCATGCGCGCCGTGAGCCCGACGGCTTCCCTGCCGGACGCGATCGGCATCGGCTCGCTGGCGGTGGCGCTCGGCAACCTGATGGGGCCGCTTCCGCTGACCGGGCTGGTGAAGGATCTCGGGATGGTCCTCCTCCTCGAGCCACTGTACGGATCGAGCGCCGTGGCGCTCGGGCTCGTCGTGGCATGGCGGTTGTGGATGATCGCCGTCGAGGTCAGCTGGCTCGTGTTGGCGACGGCGTGGGTTCGGATCGCCCGCCCGGACGACGAAGGGGGTTAG
- a CDS encoding class I SAM-dependent methyltransferase: MTHPAPTPITVPCPACRTDAHTPLHVARDRWFDGPGTFRYARCASCGLTYLRERPAPAAMADYYPPDYVRRGKGPAWLLRWFRARDLRRRVALVRGLAGAGGRVLDVGCATGAFLHAARTAGLVIAGVEPAPWAAEAARARGIPVWSTTVDRADLPAAAFDVATLWDVVEHLDHPADDLRHVAASVKPGGWLVVTTPVLDGWEARLWRTRWPGWDTPRHLVVFSRSTLERTLADAGFRLSHWTYLSESYLLTALAISLAAKERLPSPIARSLRFVLHVRPVRLVAQPLFRLLDRALGGSWVTAVAQRVDADDADGGDGNGNGNGNGDGDDRAHRAAGSEG, from the coding sequence ATGACCCACCCCGCCCCGACACCCATCACCGTCCCGTGCCCCGCCTGCCGCACGGACGCCCACACCCCCCTCCACGTCGCCCGCGACCGCTGGTTCGACGGCCCCGGCACGTTCCGCTACGCCAGATGCGCGTCCTGCGGCCTCACCTACCTGCGCGAGCGGCCGGCGCCCGCGGCGATGGCGGACTACTACCCGCCCGACTACGTCCGGCGCGGCAAGGGTCCCGCCTGGCTGCTCCGCTGGTTTCGCGCCCGCGACCTGCGCCGCCGCGTCGCGCTCGTCCGCGGCCTCGCCGGGGCGGGCGGGCGCGTGCTGGACGTCGGGTGCGCTACGGGGGCGTTTCTTCATGCGGCGCGCACCGCCGGGCTCGTGATCGCGGGCGTCGAGCCGGCGCCGTGGGCGGCCGAGGCGGCGCGGGCGCGCGGGATCCCGGTCTGGTCGACCACCGTCGACCGGGCCGACCTGCCGGCGGCCGCGTTCGACGTCGCGACGCTGTGGGACGTCGTCGAGCACCTGGACCATCCGGCCGACGATCTGCGGCACGTGGCCGCGTCCGTCAAGCCGGGCGGGTGGCTCGTCGTCACGACGCCCGTTCTCGACGGCTGGGAGGCCAGGCTCTGGCGCACGCGCTGGCCGGGCTGGGACACGCCGCGGCACCTGGTGGTGTTCAGCCGGTCGACGCTGGAGCGAACGCTGGCCGACGCCGGGTTCCGGCTCTCGCACTGGACGTACCTCAGCGAAAGCTATCTCCTGACCGCGCTCGCGATCTCGCTGGCCGCCAAGGAGCGCCTGCCGTCGCCGATCGCGCGAAGCCTGCGCTTCGTGCTCCACGTCCGCCCGGTCCGCCTCGTCGCCCAGCCGCTGTTCCGGTTGCTCGACCGGGCTCTCGGCGGCTCGTGGGTCACGGCCGTGGCGCAGCGGGTCGACGCCGACGACGCCGACGGCGGCGACGGCAATGGCAATGGAAATGGCAACGGCGATGGCGATGATCGTGCCCACCGCGCTGCCGGATCGGAAGGCTGA
- a CDS encoding tetratricopeptide repeat protein, whose product MTQPSIRRVVSASSVLIALLTAGCSAFRSPLITGQNYLAQGDNERALLAFDKAIERGIDLPFAYANRCIANDALLLHNEAVGDCTKSLELTEASSPEGYNRYEVLNNRAVAYINLRRRDEARADLDAALELKPDYAEAIANIGRLYIDDGDYVTAIEKLDEALAINDQLSQAFGNRGFAHQNRGDNVKAMADFDRAIAIDNNIDAWQNRAMLNYSLGRFNAAYEDFQTIQRIADHGSSAYYMADSQVKLLESRPTDRADDDLSDYTPEAPDAYDEPAVTDVLTDTALLTDTLAVTDTATIEAP is encoded by the coding sequence TTGACCCAGCCCTCGATCCGCCGCGTCGTCAGCGCCTCATCCGTCCTTATCGCCCTGCTGACGGCCGGCTGCTCCGCCTTCCGCAGCCCGCTCATCACGGGGCAGAACTATCTGGCGCAAGGAGACAACGAACGGGCGCTCCTGGCGTTCGACAAGGCGATCGAGCGCGGGATCGACCTGCCGTTCGCGTACGCCAACCGCTGCATCGCCAACGACGCGCTCCTGCTCCACAACGAGGCCGTCGGCGATTGCACGAAGTCCCTCGAGCTGACCGAGGCGTCGTCGCCGGAGGGCTACAACCGCTACGAGGTCCTGAACAACCGGGCCGTGGCCTACATCAACCTGCGCCGGCGCGACGAGGCGCGGGCGGACCTCGATGCCGCGCTCGAACTCAAGCCCGACTACGCCGAGGCGATCGCGAACATCGGCCGGCTGTACATCGACGACGGGGACTACGTGACGGCGATCGAGAAGCTGGACGAAGCGCTCGCGATCAACGACCAGCTTTCGCAGGCGTTCGGCAACCGCGGCTTCGCGCACCAGAACCGGGGCGACAACGTCAAGGCGATGGCGGACTTCGATCGGGCGATCGCGATCGACAACAACATCGACGCGTGGCAGAACCGGGCGATGCTGAACTACTCGCTCGGCCGGTTCAACGCCGCCTACGAGGACTTCCAGACGATCCAGCGGATCGCCGATCACGGCAGCAGCGCGTACTACATGGCCGACTCGCAGGTGAAGCTGCTCGAGAGCCGCCCGACGGATCGCGCCGACGACGACTTGTCGGACTACACGCCCGAGGCGCCGGACGCGTACGACGAGCCCGCGGTGACCGACGTCCTGACGGACACCGCCCTCCTGACGGACACGCTGGCCGTGACGGACACCGCGACGATCGAAGCGCCGTGA
- a CDS encoding SPASM domain-containing protein yields MVRYSTFNIGPRGDVNFCYTVDDLVGNVRTTHPRQIWESAHAQDVRDKMKPCKAPCLLNCYRSRSLRDQVAMFKLFFDRQGF; encoded by the coding sequence ATGGTCCGCTACAGCACGTTCAACATCGGCCCGCGCGGCGACGTGAACTTCTGCTACACCGTCGATGACCTCGTCGGCAACGTCCGGACGACCCACCCCCGCCAGATCTGGGAGTCGGCCCACGCCCAGGACGTGCGCGACAAGATGAAGCCGTGCAAGGCGCCGTGCCTGTTGAACTGCTACCGCAGCCGCAGCCTGCGCGATCAGGTGGCGATGTTCAAGCTGTTCTTCGATCGTCAAGGGTTCTAG